A genome region from Microcella alkaliphila includes the following:
- a CDS encoding GNAT family N-acetyltransferase yields MGGIYPMIVRSLTSDDVSLAPAWLRERSMLPDRWSDEHTRTLIAEDGAGEPIGAGTMWTSRVHPDRYSVDLIVAPAHRRAGIATALLAALADLQPAPKPLIWGAAETDPAQEFVAAFGGRTIQRAPLDTFQTSRAVRLRPHDDVASAAAVSRVALEQAWADMYEWTHADWHPMGPDARAALVEDLWDEIDPHLSSVAVSASGAIDAVLLVYIDGARPVVAGETVARNTAAGATLLEGCVRRTFEQLAGSGVAETLLDAHETDPHFAPLFDALGPVTRWHRIVEFHPRRSA; encoded by the coding sequence GTGGGAGGCATCTACCCCATGATCGTCCGCTCGCTGACGTCGGACGACGTGTCGCTCGCGCCGGCCTGGCTGCGTGAGCGCAGCATGCTACCCGACCGCTGGAGTGACGAGCACACCCGCACGCTCATCGCCGAAGACGGGGCGGGGGAGCCGATCGGTGCGGGGACAATGTGGACGTCTCGCGTGCATCCTGATCGGTACAGCGTCGACCTCATCGTCGCGCCCGCCCATCGTCGCGCGGGCATCGCAACTGCTTTGCTTGCGGCGCTCGCCGACCTGCAGCCTGCGCCCAAACCCCTCATCTGGGGGGCCGCCGAGACTGATCCCGCGCAGGAATTCGTGGCGGCCTTCGGGGGACGCACGATCCAGCGCGCCCCGCTCGACACGTTTCAGACCTCGCGCGCTGTGCGTTTGCGACCCCACGATGACGTTGCATCGGCGGCCGCGGTCTCGCGAGTTGCTCTCGAGCAGGCATGGGCCGACATGTACGAGTGGACCCACGCCGACTGGCACCCGATGGGACCGGATGCACGGGCTGCGTTGGTTGAGGATCTGTGGGACGAGATTGACCCCCACCTCTCGTCGGTCGCGGTCTCGGCGTCCGGAGCAATTGACGCTGTGCTGCTCGTCTACATCGATGGCGCACGGCCGGTGGTTGCGGGCGAGACGGTCGCGCGCAACACCGCGGCCGGCGCGACCCTGCTTGAGGGGTGCGTCCGCCGAACCTTCGAACAGTTGGCCGGGAGCGGGGTCGCCGAAACTCTGCTCGACGCCCACGAGACCGATCCCCACTTCGCGCCACTGTTCGATGCTCTGGGGCCAGTCACGCGGTGGCACCGCATCGTCGAGTTCCACCCCCGCCGATCTGCGTGA
- the istA gene encoding IS21 family transposase encodes MLSERSSVDIHALKRQGMTISEIARRTNHDRKTIRSYLNGDRAPGVRQRAAPDEFDGFVDYVTARLTEDPHLWAATLLDELRPLGFEGSYPTLTRQIRARGLRPACTACAHVTKRPNAVIEHPPGEETQFDWLELPDPPAHWGFPTKRAYLLVGSLAHSGVWRGVISPSMDIPHLLAAMTTLLALLGGLTRVWRFDRMATVLHPVTGDLTPMFAGFAKHHGVQPVVCRPRSGNRKGVVEKNNHTAAQRWWRNLPDELTLEQAQASVETFAAGQDARKREGEHGTTTAAAMFADERLRPLPPVVFPVIVTEERTATRQALIDWRGNRYSVPPELAAAKVVVQQRLGAATIDIATVSGTVVARHAVAQPGLGVTIRDGGHVTALEAIALASAPPGRPHRRKERIPPGAAALRAAQVLTGTAAPTTTVISLAAYEQAAKNRNTLR; translated from the coding sequence ATGCTTTCAGAGAGGAGCAGCGTGGACATCCACGCTCTGAAACGGCAGGGGATGACGATCAGTGAGATCGCCCGCCGCACTAACCATGACCGCAAGACGATCCGTTCCTACCTGAACGGAGACCGCGCCCCGGGAGTCCGTCAGCGCGCGGCCCCAGACGAGTTCGACGGGTTCGTGGACTACGTCACCGCGAGGCTGACCGAGGACCCGCACCTCTGGGCCGCGACGCTGCTCGACGAGCTACGACCACTCGGCTTCGAGGGTTCGTATCCGACGTTGACGCGGCAGATCCGCGCCCGTGGCCTGCGTCCCGCGTGCACGGCCTGCGCGCATGTCACGAAGCGTCCGAACGCGGTCATCGAGCACCCGCCCGGGGAGGAGACCCAGTTCGACTGGCTCGAGCTACCCGACCCGCCCGCGCACTGGGGGTTCCCGACCAAGCGCGCGTACCTCCTCGTCGGATCTCTGGCGCACTCAGGGGTCTGGCGAGGCGTGATCTCCCCGTCGATGGATATCCCGCACCTGCTTGCCGCGATGACGACCCTGCTCGCCCTGCTGGGCGGGCTGACCCGGGTCTGGCGGTTCGATCGGATGGCGACCGTGCTGCACCCTGTCACTGGAGACCTCACCCCGATGTTCGCGGGGTTCGCGAAGCACCACGGCGTCCAGCCGGTGGTCTGCCGGCCGCGGTCGGGGAATCGGAAGGGCGTGGTCGAGAAGAACAACCACACCGCCGCGCAACGGTGGTGGCGGAACCTCCCCGACGAGCTCACCCTCGAACAAGCACAGGCGTCCGTCGAGACGTTCGCCGCCGGGCAGGACGCCCGCAAGCGGGAGGGCGAGCACGGAACCACGACAGCAGCCGCCATGTTCGCCGACGAGCGGCTGCGGCCGTTGCCGCCGGTGGTGTTCCCTGTGATCGTGACCGAGGAGCGGACTGCGACCCGGCAGGCGCTGATCGACTGGCGCGGGAACCGCTACTCCGTCCCGCCCGAGCTCGCCGCCGCGAAAGTCGTCGTCCAGCAGCGGCTCGGCGCCGCGACCATCGACATCGCCACCGTCTCCGGGACGGTCGTCGCCCGACACGCCGTCGCGCAGCCCGGGCTCGGGGTCACGATCCGCGACGGCGGGCACGTCACCGCGCTCGAAGCGATCGCTCTCGCGTCAGCGCCACCGGGGCGCCCGCACCGCCGCAAGGAACGCATCCCACCCGGCGCGGCCGCGCTGCGGGCGGCGCAGGTGCTGACCGGCACCGCCGCACCCACCACGACCGTGATCAGCCTGGCCGCTTACGAGCAGGCCGCGAAGAACAGGAACACCCTCCGATGA
- the istB gene encoding IS21-like element helper ATPase IstB has protein sequence MTTTTTTSKTAASVYQQLRNHLTDLKLADAADALPKVLDQAQAEGWTLTHALEQLLQIEVTATDARRLAGRFRFANLPTGTTLDDFDLDSASGIDRSLLAELATCRFLDTATNVLLIGPPGVGKTHIATGLGHAAVNAGYRVYFTSAADLAARCHRAAIEGKWATMMRFFTGPTLLIIDELGYLPLPGEAASALFQVINQRYLKTSIVITTNRPVGAWGEILGDTTVAAAMLDRLLHRSVVVTLDGASYRLRNHHAAADELRRATTGTNLR, from the coding sequence ATGACCACCACCACGACCACCTCGAAGACCGCAGCGTCCGTCTATCAGCAGCTCCGCAACCATCTCACCGACCTGAAACTCGCCGACGCCGCCGACGCCCTCCCGAAGGTCCTCGACCAGGCGCAGGCCGAGGGTTGGACCCTCACCCACGCCCTGGAACAGCTCCTGCAGATCGAGGTCACCGCGACCGACGCCCGCCGCCTCGCCGGCAGGTTCCGGTTCGCGAACCTCCCCACCGGCACCACCCTCGACGACTTCGACCTAGATTCCGCCAGCGGCATCGACCGCTCGCTGCTGGCCGAACTGGCCACCTGCCGGTTCCTCGACACCGCGACCAACGTGCTGCTGATCGGCCCACCCGGAGTCGGGAAGACACACATCGCAACCGGACTCGGGCATGCCGCGGTGAACGCCGGCTACCGGGTCTACTTCACCTCCGCCGCCGACCTCGCCGCCCGCTGCCACCGCGCCGCGATCGAAGGGAAATGGGCGACGATGATGCGGTTCTTCACCGGCCCCACCCTGCTCATCATCGACGAGCTCGGCTACCTCCCCCTGCCCGGCGAAGCCGCGTCCGCACTGTTCCAGGTCATCAACCAGCGCTACCTGAAGACCTCGATCGTGATCACCACGAACCGGCCCGTCGGCGCCTGGGGCGAGATCCTCGGCGACACCACCGTCGCCGCCGCCATGCTCGACCGGCTGCTACACCGCTCCGTCGTCGTCACCCTCGACGGCGCCTCCTACCGGCTCCGCAACCACCACGCCGCAGCCGACGAACTCCGCCGCGCCACCACCGGCACAAACCTGCGCTAA